The nucleotide sequence AGTAAGCTTTAAGCTAGCTGCTTTTTCTGAAAATCATGCATACCCAAACTATGTAAAAATAAGTTTCAGGGCAAAGCTAGGAAATCAAAACGTAAAACTGGTTTTCTAGCTTAGCTCTCTATGAGTAAACTGATAAAATATCAGCGCTAGTGTTGTGGCTTTCAAGCAGAGAATAACTATTCTCTTCAATGATGTTTATGACCTAACCCTTTTATCGATTTGCCCAAACCTGTATATTGAAGTAGAACGGGTCTATAATACAACCACTCAAGTAGTGGTTTTATTTTATCAAAATTTTAGAAGTTTATATGACAAAAACATTTTCTAGCCTAAGTGACTTAGCAAGTGCCTTCGGTAAAAGTATCGACGATACTGCAAACAAGCAAGCTAATGCCGATCAATCGTTAGTCTATTCAACAAGCGAAGGAAGGATCAACCAAACAAAAAGCACAGTAGCACCCACTCCATCTGATGGCTTTGCAAGAGTACGCAGAGAAACAAAAGGTAGAAAAGGTAAAGGTGTTGTGACCATTACAGGCTTAGGTTTAGACAGTAACGGTTTGAAAGAACTGGCTAAAAAGCTTAAAAAAAACTGCGGCACAGGGGGTAGTGTCGTTGGCGAAGTCATAGAGGTTCAAGGTGACAAACGCGAAGAAATAAAAGCAGTACTTGAGAAAAACGGATTTAAAGTTAAATTCATTGGCGGTTAAATAAGCATTAACAATAAAAATATTGAGTGAGACTATGAACCCAAACGAATTATCATTACTTGTTGTAGAGCCTTCTGATTTACAAAGAAAAATTATAATTAAGGAGCTAAAACAGCAAGGCATTACCAAAGTTGTTGAAGCTAAAAATATTACACAAGCCTACGATATTGCTGAGCATAATCCTCTCGACTTAATTACCAGTGCAATGTATTTTGACGATGGTGAAGCATTAGAATTACTCCATAAAATAAGAAATAATCCTACAATTGCTAGTACTCCATTCATGTTAGTTTCAAGTGAAGACCGCCGAGAACATTTAGAAGCATTTAAACAATCAGGCGTTATTGCTTTATTGCC is from Colwellia sp. Arc7-635 and encodes:
- a CDS encoding stress response translation initiation inhibitor YciH, yielding MTKTFSSLSDLASAFGKSIDDTANKQANADQSLVYSTSEGRINQTKSTVAPTPSDGFARVRRETKGRKGKGVVTITGLGLDSNGLKELAKKLKKNCGTGGSVVGEVIEVQGDKREEIKAVLEKNGFKVKFIGG